A genomic region of Stenotrophomonas sp. NA06056 contains the following coding sequences:
- a CDS encoding autotransporter outer membrane beta-barrel domain-containing protein, whose product MRRVLPRPHLLAVGLSAALASSVAMAQQVIADGDEQNPAAGDYRTTDPVEPGNPAGYAFLAINGGTLIPTGPVNLITEGLRASAARAEGAGSRIQLQAGSVLTSGYGAAGLSAANGGQVHASGTHIETRGTAASGAEALSGALSLDNVRITTRGGLAHGISVQQGQAVVRDSAIEILGDQANGLDVRDGTLLAERLHIAVAGAGHGVWAQGGSDVTLRSVRIDGSGAGASGVLVGLGSKVVLEDVDIDLTHERSGMGLFVGGELEMRGGSVHARGDNASAVSFATGGGGVLRLDGVELSGHFGIHMTEGADLTLHGSRLDSVSTGIDMNQRDVVARVTDSFITTRNGVGIRVMNGDLVVDGSTITADGTYWQAISVLGGTARVSGSRLRTLGQNGHGLYAEGGVSATPTANGSMIDILTEGDGAIGAIARLGGTVHLADSVVRTTGINSHGVLSGGRGEMTLANTHVRTEGEGAWAAVINDNGRMSIDGGSLASARHGGVWVRSTRDAGLALGNGAVLVGGNGTALALDAAVSGRFDVALSQGAVMEGDIVITPEDVDAGLVPQSQVHVALRDGAQWWGSSDLVQTLSLEQGSQWTLRGDARVGTLDVRDSAVLLSAGLGDRFNTLTVDGDLHSTGATFVFHGALAADDSAIDRLHVRGDTSGDALIAVRNIGGVGAPTVDGIQLIEVDGASLASYALTGRAVGGSYEYFLFQGGVADPTDGHWYLRSQWFDVCEDDPGAPGCVVNPGPGPDPIEGGEGEDGGGIVDPIRPPPVLRPEAGAYLANQSAAVNMFAHRMHDRSGTRTDERIAWARVGRSNADFTAVGGQLSVDGNTSVLQIGSDLLRRGNAAFGVMLGNGRADNRVASDLTGYTATGRVRGTAVGVYGTWLQDAEGTGGAYVDATVQFGRFDNRVQGIGLEPEHYDSRVATASLEVGHTFNVWQGAASVLYVQPQLQLTYADYRADRHVETNGTVVDDADVGGLSGRLGMRVFGHGAAAGTIVQPYLGVNWLRGSGTSTLQFNDDTLGADVPRNRYEVQAGAELKLGQRWGAWGGLSVQRGDHGYRNVGGQVGVRMAW is encoded by the coding sequence ATGCGTCGTGTACTTCCCCGCCCCCATCTGCTTGCCGTGGGGTTGTCCGCCGCCCTGGCGTCGTCGGTCGCCATGGCACAGCAGGTCATCGCCGATGGCGACGAACAGAACCCGGCTGCGGGCGATTACCGCACCACTGATCCGGTGGAGCCGGGGAATCCGGCCGGGTATGCATTCCTTGCGATCAATGGCGGCACCCTCATTCCAACCGGACCGGTCAATCTGATTACCGAAGGGCTGCGTGCTTCCGCTGCACGCGCCGAGGGTGCAGGAAGCCGTATCCAACTGCAGGCGGGCAGCGTCCTCACCTCCGGCTATGGTGCCGCCGGCCTTTCCGCCGCCAATGGCGGCCAGGTACACGCCAGCGGAACGCATATCGAAACGCGTGGCACGGCAGCGTCGGGGGCCGAAGCGCTGTCTGGTGCGCTGTCACTGGACAACGTGCGGATCACTACCCGTGGCGGGTTGGCCCACGGCATCAGCGTGCAGCAGGGGCAGGCAGTGGTGCGCGACAGCGCGATCGAGATTCTTGGCGATCAGGCCAATGGGCTGGACGTGCGTGATGGAACGTTGCTGGCCGAGCGTCTGCACATCGCAGTGGCGGGAGCAGGTCATGGCGTGTGGGCGCAGGGTGGGAGCGATGTCACGCTGCGCTCGGTGCGGATCGATGGCAGCGGCGCCGGGGCATCGGGCGTGCTGGTGGGGCTGGGCAGCAAGGTGGTGCTGGAAGATGTCGACATCGATCTGACCCACGAGCGCTCCGGCATGGGATTGTTCGTCGGCGGCGAGCTTGAGATGCGCGGAGGCAGCGTGCATGCACGGGGTGACAACGCCTCCGCGGTCAGCTTCGCCACCGGTGGCGGCGGCGTGCTGCGCTTGGATGGGGTTGAGCTGTCCGGTCACTTCGGCATCCATATGACCGAAGGCGCGGACCTCACCCTGCATGGCAGCCGGCTCGACAGCGTGTCGACCGGCATCGACATGAACCAGCGTGATGTGGTTGCGCGTGTGACCGATTCGTTCATCACCACTCGCAATGGCGTTGGCATTCGAGTGATGAATGGCGATCTGGTAGTCGACGGATCGACCATCACGGCCGATGGCACCTATTGGCAGGCCATTTCGGTGCTGGGAGGCACCGCACGGGTGAGTGGCAGCCGGCTGCGGACGCTCGGCCAGAACGGTCATGGGTTGTACGCGGAAGGCGGTGTATCTGCCACGCCGACAGCGAACGGCAGCATGATCGACATTCTTACCGAAGGCGACGGCGCCATCGGCGCGATCGCCCGCCTTGGCGGCACCGTCCACCTCGCCGACAGCGTGGTGCGCACCACCGGCATCAATTCGCATGGCGTGCTGTCCGGCGGCAGGGGCGAAATGACGCTGGCCAATACCCACGTGCGCACCGAAGGTGAAGGTGCCTGGGCGGCGGTGATCAATGACAACGGCCGCATGAGCATCGACGGCGGCTCGCTGGCCAGCGCACGGCATGGCGGGGTGTGGGTGCGTAGCACCCGTGATGCTGGCTTGGCCCTTGGCAACGGGGCTGTGCTGGTGGGCGGCAACGGAACCGCGCTGGCGCTGGATGCTGCGGTGTCCGGACGCTTCGATGTAGCGTTGTCACAGGGCGCGGTGATGGAAGGCGACATCGTCATCACACCTGAGGATGTGGATGCCGGACTTGTGCCGCAGTCACAAGTGCATGTCGCGCTGCGTGACGGCGCGCAGTGGTGGGGCAGTTCAGATCTGGTGCAGACGTTGTCGCTGGAGCAAGGCAGTCAGTGGACGCTGCGTGGCGATGCCCGCGTGGGCACGCTGGATGTGCGCGACAGCGCAGTGCTGCTGTCGGCGGGGTTGGGTGACCGGTTCAATACGCTCACCGTGGACGGTGACCTGCACAGCACGGGAGCCACCTTCGTCTTCCACGGTGCATTGGCGGCCGATGATTCGGCCATCGACCGCCTGCATGTGCGCGGTGATACCTCCGGTGATGCCTTGATCGCGGTGAGGAACATCGGCGGTGTGGGTGCGCCCACCGTTGACGGCATCCAGCTGATCGAAGTGGACGGCGCATCGCTGGCCAGCTATGCGCTGACCGGGCGTGCCGTGGGTGGTTCGTACGAGTACTTCCTGTTCCAGGGCGGCGTGGCAGATCCCACCGATGGCCATTGGTACCTGCGCTCGCAGTGGTTCGATGTCTGCGAGGACGACCCGGGTGCGCCGGGGTGCGTGGTGAACCCGGGCCCGGGTCCGGACCCGATTGAAGGGGGAGAGGGCGAGGACGGTGGCGGCATCGTGGATCCGATCCGGCCGCCGCCGGTACTGCGCCCGGAAGCCGGTGCCTATCTGGCGAACCAGTCGGCCGCGGTGAACATGTTCGCGCACCGGATGCATGATCGTAGCGGCACGCGCACTGACGAGCGGATTGCATGGGCACGCGTGGGTCGTAGCAATGCGGACTTCACTGCGGTGGGTGGCCAGCTGTCGGTGGATGGCAATACGTCGGTGCTGCAGATCGGCAGTGACCTGCTGCGGCGTGGCAACGCCGCATTCGGTGTGATGTTGGGCAATGGCCGTGCTGACAATCGTGTCGCCTCGGATCTGACCGGCTACACCGCCACCGGCCGCGTGCGTGGTACCGCCGTGGGTGTGTACGGCACCTGGTTGCAGGATGCAGAGGGAACCGGCGGCGCCTATGTGGATGCGACCGTGCAGTTCGGCCGCTTCGACAACCGTGTGCAGGGTATCGGCCTGGAGCCGGAGCACTATGATTCGCGTGTGGCCACTGCGTCACTGGAAGTGGGCCATACCTTCAATGTGTGGCAGGGCGCCGCCAGTGTTCTGTACGTGCAGCCGCAGCTGCAGCTGACGTATGCAGACTACCGCGCCGATCGTCACGTGGAGACCAACGGCACGGTTGTCGATGATGCGGATGTGGGTGGCCTGAGCGGGCGCCTGGGCATGCGTGTGTTCGGCCATGGTGCTGCAGCCGGCACTATCGTGCAGCCGTACCTGGGCGTGAACTGGTTGCGCGGCAGCGGTACCAGCACGTTGCAGTTCAACGATGACACGCTGGGCGCGGATGTGCCGCGCAATCGCTATGAAGTGCAGGCGGGTGCCGAGTTGAAGCTGGGCCAGCGCTGGGGTGCATGGGGCGGGTTGAGCGTACAGCGCGGTGACCATGGCTACCGCAACGTGGGTGGTCAGGTGGGCGTGCGCATGGCCTGGTAA
- a CDS encoding autotransporter outer membrane beta-barrel domain-containing protein, which yields MNRHRTRTAYPHQRPLTRGIVLALCMLPLASAWAGDLDGTAAVVNDGDPVEEWTLRNNAQLIVNGGQTHNIIATDSLVHVENATIDRSGSNQRAVVLDGTARFQSERSTIRGGGVLVQGAASAHLVGSRILVTAADGLPPGEVLSIGLSLGRTPASIPLPGAWSILDSTYVRVEDTASGSDFSSGLGVRMQNGRVDIVNGSEIDADNVGVLMNGIIETPDTLRLGIDGSTVRSGRGAAIRVAADEAADFEITVANGAQLIAGNGNLLQVDSRNGTATPGASHVRFSVDDARLIGNVSFDAATVDGSLDVALRNKAQIDGRFINVTTASIDSDATWLMTGDSNVRHLTLGAGGTVALGNGSSFNTLSLDEFTGNGGTLLFNTQLGDDTSLTDKLVIAGDANGQANVRVLNAGGAGAKTNRGIELIDIGGASNAQFDLVGRAVGGQYEYFLVKDANGNWYLRSELGGAPDPCQVDPTLPECKPVDPVDPIDPPMPILRPETGAYLANQFALDQMLRHSYRDRQGGAAAAEGIRGWARVDATQSKLGAVDDQLDLRVDRSRLQLGADIGVFDDGRGRVGVMGTAARSSATSRSDVTGFSARGKVEGGALGVYGNWANDAMYVDASVQRGQFRNRVQGDGLAEERYDSDIWQSSVEAGYRFGIGQIGNTALSLQPELQLVYTDAKTDVHTEANGTVVRAQGNSGLSGRAGLRLQGESRSAVGASVSPYVAANWYRDGAGNGIAFDDEVLKAGIPRNRYELSAGARVEFRSGFSAWGGFGVMRGDSGYREATANLSVAYSW from the coding sequence ATGAACCGTCATCGCACCCGCACTGCTTATCCCCATCAACGCCCGCTGACGCGTGGCATCGTTCTCGCGCTCTGCATGCTGCCGCTGGCCAGCGCCTGGGCCGGTGATCTGGACGGTACCGCTGCAGTGGTCAATGACGGTGACCCGGTGGAGGAGTGGACGCTGCGCAACAATGCGCAGCTGATTGTGAATGGCGGCCAGACCCACAACATCATTGCCACAGATTCACTCGTACATGTGGAGAACGCTACCATCGACCGCAGCGGCTCCAATCAGCGTGCCGTGGTTCTGGATGGAACGGCACGCTTCCAGTCCGAGCGCAGCACGATCCGCGGCGGCGGCGTCCTCGTGCAGGGGGCAGCATCGGCTCATCTGGTCGGCAGCCGCATTCTGGTAACCGCCGCCGACGGCCTGCCGCCGGGCGAAGTGCTCAGCATCGGCCTGTCGCTGGGCCGCACCCCCGCCAGCATTCCCTTGCCCGGCGCTTGGTCCATTCTGGATTCCACGTATGTGCGTGTGGAGGACACCGCAAGCGGCAGCGACTTTTCCAGCGGCCTGGGCGTGCGCATGCAGAACGGCAGAGTGGATATCGTCAACGGTTCGGAGATCGACGCCGACAATGTGGGCGTGTTGATGAACGGCATCATCGAAACGCCTGATACGCTGCGCCTGGGTATCGACGGGTCCACCGTTCGCTCCGGGCGCGGCGCCGCGATCCGCGTGGCCGCCGACGAGGCTGCCGACTTCGAGATCACCGTGGCAAACGGTGCACAGTTGATCGCGGGCAATGGCAATCTGCTGCAGGTGGACTCTCGCAACGGTACCGCCACACCCGGCGCCAGCCATGTGCGCTTCAGCGTGGACGACGCGCGCCTGATCGGCAATGTCAGCTTCGATGCCGCCACGGTCGATGGCAGCTTGGACGTCGCCCTGCGCAACAAGGCCCAGATCGACGGCCGCTTCATCAACGTCACCACCGCCAGCATCGACAGCGATGCCACCTGGCTGATGACCGGCGACAGCAACGTCCGCCATCTCACCCTGGGTGCGGGCGGTACCGTGGCGCTGGGCAATGGCAGCAGCTTCAACACCCTCAGCCTGGACGAGTTCACTGGCAACGGCGGTACCCTGCTGTTCAACACCCAGCTGGGCGACGACACTTCGCTGACCGACAAGCTGGTCATCGCCGGTGATGCCAATGGCCAGGCCAACGTGCGCGTGCTCAATGCAGGCGGTGCCGGTGCCAAGACCAATCGCGGCATCGAGCTGATCGATATCGGCGGTGCGTCCAACGCGCAGTTCGATCTGGTCGGCCGCGCCGTGGGTGGCCAGTACGAGTACTTCCTGGTGAAGGACGCCAACGGCAACTGGTACCTGCGTTCGGAACTGGGCGGTGCGCCGGATCCGTGCCAGGTGGACCCGACCCTGCCGGAGTGCAAGCCGGTGGATCCGGTCGATCCGATCGACCCGCCGATGCCGATCCTGCGCCCGGAGACCGGCGCGTATCTGGCCAACCAGTTCGCGCTGGACCAGATGCTGCGCCACAGCTACCGCGACCGCCAGGGCGGCGCCGCGGCGGCGGAGGGCATCCGTGGCTGGGCCCGTGTTGACGCTACCCAGAGCAAACTGGGCGCGGTGGATGACCAGCTCGACCTGCGCGTGGACCGCTCGCGCCTGCAGCTCGGTGCGGACATCGGCGTGTTCGATGACGGCCGTGGCCGCGTCGGCGTGATGGGCACTGCGGCACGCAGCAGTGCCACTTCGCGTTCGGACGTGACCGGTTTCAGCGCACGCGGCAAGGTGGAAGGTGGTGCGCTGGGCGTGTACGGCAACTGGGCTAACGATGCGATGTACGTGGATGCCAGCGTGCAGCGCGGCCAGTTCCGCAACCGCGTGCAGGGCGATGGCCTGGCCGAGGAGCGTTACGACTCGGATATCTGGCAGTCGTCGGTGGAAGCCGGCTACCGCTTCGGCATCGGCCAGATCGGCAACACCGCGCTGAGCCTGCAGCCGGAGCTGCAGCTGGTGTACACCGATGCGAAGACTGACGTGCATACCGAGGCCAATGGCACCGTGGTGCGTGCACAGGGCAACAGCGGCCTTTCCGGCCGTGCCGGCCTGCGCCTGCAGGGTGAATCGCGCTCGGCAGTGGGGGCCTCGGTCAGCCCGTATGTGGCGGCCAACTGGTACCGCGATGGTGCGGGTAATGGCATCGCCTTCGATGATGAAGTATTGAAGGCCGGCATTCCGCGCAACCGCTATGAGCTGAGCGCCGGTGCGCGGGTGGAATTCCGCTCCGGGTTCAGTGCGTGGGGTGGGTTCGGCGTGATGCGCGGTGACAGCGGGTATCGCGAGGCGACTGCCAATCTGTCTGTGGCCTACAGCTGGTAA
- the thiL gene encoding thiamine-phosphate kinase yields MSLAEFTLIDRIRARTVERDDIVLGIGDDAALLQPRPNEQLVVTADTLNSGVHFPAETPAFDIGWKTLAVNLSDLAAMGARPAWCTLALSLPDASEDWIEAFADGFFALADQHDIALIGGDTTRGPLSLSVTAMGQVSRGQALRRDRAQIGDDIWVSGTLGDAAGALRLWQQGALNVAAATLLADYETLRLRLLRPTPRVTLGLRLRAFAHAAVDVSDGLLADLGHIATRSAVAAHVDADLLPISNALRELLGRETARECALRGGDDYELCFTAAADQRDALHYLAESLELPLTRIGRIAEGQGVHVDGEAADGGYQHFA; encoded by the coding sequence ATGTCCCTGGCCGAATTCACCCTTATCGACCGCATCCGCGCCCGCACCGTCGAGCGCGACGACATCGTGCTCGGCATCGGCGATGACGCTGCACTGCTGCAGCCGCGCCCCAACGAGCAACTGGTGGTCACCGCCGACACCCTCAACAGTGGCGTGCATTTCCCGGCCGAAACCCCAGCGTTCGACATCGGCTGGAAGACGCTGGCCGTCAACCTGTCCGACCTCGCTGCGATGGGCGCGCGCCCGGCGTGGTGCACGTTGGCGCTGTCATTGCCCGATGCGAGCGAGGATTGGATCGAGGCCTTCGCCGACGGTTTCTTCGCCTTGGCCGACCAGCACGACATCGCGCTGATTGGTGGTGACACCACACGCGGCCCGCTGTCGCTGTCGGTCACCGCGATGGGGCAGGTGTCACGCGGCCAGGCGCTGCGTCGTGATCGCGCTCAGATTGGCGATGACATCTGGGTCAGCGGTACGCTGGGCGATGCTGCCGGTGCGCTGCGGCTGTGGCAGCAGGGGGCACTGAACGTGGCCGCGGCCACACTGTTGGCCGACTACGAAACCCTGCGCCTGCGCCTGCTGCGTCCCACCCCGCGCGTCACCCTCGGCCTGCGCCTGCGTGCGTTCGCGCACGCGGCGGTGGATGTGTCCGATGGCCTGCTGGCCGACCTGGGCCACATCGCCACGCGCAGCGCGGTGGCCGCGCATGTCGATGCCGACCTGTTGCCGATTTCGAATGCGTTGCGCGAGTTGTTGGGCCGCGAAACTGCCCGCGAGTGCGCGCTGCGTGGTGGCGACGATTACGAGCTGTGCTTCACCGCCGCCGCCGACCAGCGCGACGCGCTGCACTACCTCGCCGAATCGCTGGAGCTGCCGCTGACCCGTATCGGCCGCATCGCCGAAGGGCAGGGCGTGCATGTGGATGGCGAAGCCGCCGACGGCGGATACCAGCACTTCGCCTGA
- the nusB gene encoding transcription antitermination factor NusB, whose product MNKNTQGKPSGKPVRRDGIDPVLRSRARRRAVQAIYAWQISGGNGQSLIAQFAHEQAREIADLAYFEALVHGVLDNRRDIDEAFGPYLDRSIDEVDAIERAVLRLAGYELRYRLDVPYRVVINEAIESAKRFGSEHGHTYVNGVLDRAAVEWRKVESGH is encoded by the coding sequence ATGAACAAGAACACCCAGGGCAAGCCCTCCGGTAAACCCGTCCGCCGCGATGGCATCGATCCGGTGCTGCGCTCGCGCGCGCGCCGTCGTGCCGTGCAGGCCATCTACGCCTGGCAGATCTCCGGCGGCAACGGCCAGTCGCTGATCGCCCAGTTCGCCCACGAGCAGGCCCGCGAAATCGCTGACCTGGCGTATTTCGAAGCGCTGGTGCATGGCGTGCTCGACAACCGTCGCGACATCGATGAAGCCTTCGGTCCGTACCTGGACCGCAGCATCGACGAAGTGGACGCGATCGAACGCGCCGTGCTGCGCCTGGCCGGTTACGAACTGCGTTACCGCCTGGACGTGCCGTACCGCGTGGTCATCAACGAAGCCATCGAATCGGCCAAGCGCTTCGGTTCCGAACACGGCCACACCTACGTCAACGGCGTGCTGGATCGTGCCGCCGTGGAATGGCGCAAGGTCGAATCGGGTCACTGA
- the ribH gene encoding 6,7-dimethyl-8-ribityllumazine synthase, producing MSHYEGDLRTPESARFAILASRWNARITDVLVAGARQSLAGNGIAEANIDVIRVPGAWELPLVAARLAAAHEHAAILTLGCVIRGDTRHYEHVADRCAEGLMRVQLDFGVPVLNGVLAVERVEDAEARAGGSHGNKGEEVALAALEMVNLLEQLP from the coding sequence ATGAGCCACTACGAAGGCGATCTTCGCACTCCCGAATCGGCGCGCTTCGCCATCCTGGCCAGCCGCTGGAATGCCCGCATCACCGACGTGCTGGTCGCTGGCGCCCGCCAGAGCCTGGCCGGCAACGGCATTGCCGAAGCCAACATCGACGTGATCCGCGTGCCGGGTGCCTGGGAACTGCCGCTGGTTGCCGCGCGCCTGGCCGCCGCCCACGAACACGCCGCCATCCTCACCCTGGGCTGCGTGATCCGTGGCGACACCCGTCACTACGAACACGTGGCCGACCGCTGCGCTGAAGGCCTGATGCGCGTGCAGCTGGATTTCGGCGTGCCGGTGCTCAATGGCGTGCTGGCCGTGGAACGCGTGGAAGATGCCGAGGCCCGCGCAGGCGGCAGCCACGGCAACAAGGGCGAGGAAGTCGCACTCGCCGCATTGGAAATGGTCAACCTTCTGGAGCAGCTGCCATGA
- the ribB gene encoding 3,4-dihydroxy-2-butanone-4-phosphate synthase, giving the protein MNFAPIPEILEDIRLGRMVVIVDDEDRENEGDLIMAAELVKASDINFMVTHGRGLVCLPLTRTRAADLGLAPMVQANTAQFQTNFTVSIEAAEGVTTGISAHDRAHTIRTAVKPNAKPADLHQPGHIFPLIAQPGGVLTRAGHTEAGVDLAMLAGLEPAGVLVEILNPDGSMARRPELEVFAREHGLKMGSIADLIAYRLATEKTVERVDERDIDTEFGPFKLVTYRDRIAHDLHFALVRGTPDADTPTLVRVQVENPLADLLHWRRDDFGVAATDALRAIDAEGSGVMVVLQAPRDGESLLARLRQQPAPVVPGKDKDVSQWRRNGAGAQILSDLGLGKLRVLGTPRRQIGLAGYGLEVVETVTP; this is encoded by the coding sequence ATGAACTTCGCCCCCATCCCGGAAATCCTGGAAGACATCCGCCTCGGCCGCATGGTCGTCATCGTCGATGACGAAGACCGCGAGAACGAAGGCGACCTGATCATGGCGGCCGAGCTGGTCAAGGCCAGCGACATCAACTTCATGGTGACCCACGGCCGCGGCCTGGTGTGTCTGCCGTTGACCCGCACCCGCGCGGCCGACCTCGGCCTGGCGCCGATGGTGCAGGCCAATACCGCGCAGTTCCAGACCAACTTCACCGTCAGCATCGAAGCGGCTGAAGGCGTGACCACGGGCATTTCCGCCCACGACCGCGCGCACACCATCCGTACCGCGGTGAAGCCCAATGCCAAGCCGGCCGACCTGCATCAGCCGGGCCACATCTTCCCGCTGATCGCCCAGCCCGGTGGCGTGCTGACCCGCGCCGGCCACACCGAAGCCGGCGTCGACCTGGCCATGCTGGCCGGGCTGGAACCGGCCGGCGTGCTGGTGGAGATCCTCAATCCTGACGGCAGCATGGCGCGCCGCCCGGAACTGGAAGTGTTCGCCCGCGAGCACGGCCTGAAGATGGGCTCCATCGCCGACCTGATCGCCTACCGCCTGGCCACCGAAAAGACGGTCGAGCGCGTGGACGAGCGCGACATCGACACCGAATTCGGCCCGTTCAAGCTGGTCACCTACCGCGACCGCATCGCGCACGACCTGCATTTCGCCCTGGTACGCGGTACCCCGGACGCTGACACCCCGACCCTGGTACGGGTGCAGGTGGAAAACCCGCTGGCCGACCTGCTGCACTGGCGGCGTGATGATTTCGGCGTGGCCGCGACTGATGCCCTGCGCGCCATCGATGCCGAAGGCAGTGGCGTGATGGTGGTGCTGCAGGCCCCGCGCGACGGCGAAAGCCTGCTGGCCCGCCTGCGCCAGCAGCCGGCACCGGTGGTGCCGGGCAAGGACAAGGACGTGAGCCAGTGGCGCCGCAACGGTGCCGGCGCGCAGATCCTGTCCGACCTGGGCCTGGGCAAGCTGCGCGTGCTGGGCACCCCGCGCCGCCAGATCGGCCTGGCCGGGTACGGCCTGGAAGTGGTGGAGACGGTTACCCCGTAA
- a CDS encoding riboflavin synthase, whose translation MFTGIIEGVGRLAARESIGGDVRFTFNVGNLPFDNVQMGESIAINGVCLTVIAFDDSSFQADASTETLGLTTLGQLAEGAVINLERAMRPTDRLGGHLVSGHVDGLGQVLSIHEDARAQRWRFAAPVALRRYIAKKGSICVDGVSLTVNEVDDEGFEVALIPHTVANTAFSATGVGSAINLEIDLVARYVERLIGVPTNGQHAQGDAA comes from the coding sequence TTGTTTACTGGAATCATCGAAGGCGTCGGCCGTCTGGCCGCACGCGAATCCATCGGCGGCGATGTCCGCTTCACGTTCAATGTCGGGAATCTGCCGTTCGACAACGTGCAGATGGGCGAGAGCATCGCCATCAACGGCGTCTGCCTCACCGTCATCGCGTTCGACGACAGCAGCTTCCAGGCCGACGCGTCCACCGAGACCCTGGGCCTGACCACGCTGGGCCAGCTAGCCGAAGGTGCAGTCATCAACCTCGAACGTGCCATGCGCCCGACCGACCGCCTTGGCGGCCATCTGGTCAGCGGCCACGTCGACGGCCTCGGCCAGGTGCTGTCCATCCACGAAGATGCCCGCGCCCAGCGTTGGCGTTTCGCCGCGCCGGTCGCGCTGCGCCGCTACATTGCCAAGAAGGGCTCGATCTGCGTGGACGGCGTCAGCCTCACCGTCAATGAAGTGGACGATGAAGGTTTTGAAGTCGCGCTGATTCCGCACACCGTGGCCAATACCGCGTTCTCCGCCACCGGCGTGGGCAGCGCGATCAATCTGGAAATCGACCTGGTCGCTCGGTATGTCGAGCGGTTGATCGGAGTACCGACCAACGGTCAGCACGCACAGGGAGATGCCGCATGA